In Saccharothrix syringae, the following are encoded in one genomic region:
- a CDS encoding NUDIX domain-containing protein: MDLLPFEEYAASLHRKRASAGVLFRDGDGRVLLVETTYKSTWEIPGGAVDAGEAPWRAAVREVAEELRLHRPLGRLLVIDHLPADGPMPEGLAFVFDGGLVTAEEVAGIDPTDPEIRSVGLHTPDAARRLVKPALARRIESALDALVAGEVALCESGRPVTP; encoded by the coding sequence GTGGACCTGCTGCCGTTCGAGGAGTACGCGGCCTCGCTGCACCGCAAGCGCGCCTCCGCCGGCGTCCTGTTCCGGGACGGGGACGGCCGGGTGCTCCTGGTCGAGACCACCTACAAGAGCACCTGGGAGATCCCCGGCGGGGCCGTCGACGCGGGCGAGGCGCCGTGGCGGGCGGCGGTGCGCGAGGTGGCCGAGGAGCTGCGCCTGCACCGCCCGCTGGGGCGCCTGCTGGTGATCGACCACCTGCCCGCCGACGGGCCGATGCCCGAGGGCCTGGCGTTCGTCTTCGACGGCGGCCTGGTCACCGCCGAGGAGGTGGCCGGGATCGACCCCACCGACCCCGAGATCCGCTCGGTCGGCCTGCACACCCCCGACGCCGCCCGCCGCCTGGTGAAGCCCGCGCTGGCCCGGCGGATCGAGAGCGCCCTGGACGCCCTCGTGGCGGGCGAGGTGGCCCTGTGCGAGTCGGGGCGGCCCGTCACCCCCTGA